TCGCAGCACCCGGCGGATCTCGGCGTAGAAGCCGGCGCGGTCGGCGATGTTCATGGCCACGTGCTGGGTCCACGCGTGGTCGACCGAGGCGTCGGACAGGTCGAGCGCGGTGACGTCGCCGACCCGCAGGTCGACGAGCTCGTCCAGCCCGGTCCGCCGGTTCAGGAGCCGGCCGACCTCGACGAACATCGGCGTCAGGTCGACACCGACGATCCGGCAGCCGAACCTGTCGGCGAGGTGGCGCGCCGGGCCGCCGAGGCCGCACCCCGCGTCGAGCACCACGTCCGACGCCGTCGGGGACAGCAGCGCGGCCATCCGCTCGGTGGCGACCGCCCCCGCGGTGTGGAAGTGGTCGAAGCCCGCGAGCTCGTCGAGCGTGAGCTGCCGCCCGTCGGGAGCGATGTCGTCGAGCGCCGCGGTGACCAGCTCGAGGGCGTTCGAGCGCCGATAGTGGTCGGCGACGGAGGTCATGTCCGACCGCCGGGAGAACGGTGGTGAGCTCTCATGGAGCCTCCTTACGCACCTCGTCCACCTGCGCCGGACACGCTACGCCCCATGCGTGTCGCCGCGCCCCCATGGGGAGCCGCAGCACGCCAGGAGGTGCTGCGCCTCCCCGTGGGGCGCCCTTGGGGCGCCGGGACACGCCCGGGGGTGGTGTGGCTCCCCAAGGGCACGGGAGCAGCGTGTGGGGATGCCCGGCGAACGGGCGTTCGGTCGATAGGCTCGGACAGCCCCACGTCCTGCCCGCCCACCCCCTCGGAGCACCAGCCGCATGGCCCACCAGGGTGAGCTCGTCCCCTTCGCTCGGGAGGTCGTCGACGTCCCGGTCGCGGAGGAGATGAGCGAGTCGTTCCTCGCCTACTCGATGTCGGTCATCACGTCGCGCGCCCTGCCCGACGTGCGTGACGGCCTCAAGCCCGTCCAGCGCCGGATCCTCCACGCCATGCACTCGATGGGGATCCGGGACGACACCCCCACCCGCAAGAGCGCCCGCGTCGTGGGCGAGACGATGGGCAAGTACCACCCCCACGGCGACGGCGCGATCTACGACGCCCTCACCCGCCTGGGCCAAGACTTCGGCCGCAACGTCACGCTCGTCCACCCCCAGGGCAACTTCGGCTCGCTCGACGACCCGCCGGCGGCCGCCCGCTACACCGAGTGCCGGCTCACCACCGCGGCGATGGACATGATCGGCGAGATCGGCGAGGACACCGTCGACTTCCGCTCCACCTACGACGGCGAGAGCTCCGAGCCGATCACCCTGCCGGCGCTGCTCCCGAACCTGCTCGTGAACGGCGTCAGCGGCATCGCCGTGGGCATGGCCACCAACATGGCGCCCCACAACCTCGGCGAGGTGCACGAGGCCATCAAGCTCGCGATGACCAAGCGCCGGCCGAAGCCCACGATCGACGAGCTGATGGCCGTCCTCCCCGGACCGGACTTCCCGTCCGGCGGCATCGTCATCGACGACGGCCTGCGCGACGCCTACGAGACCGGGCGGGGCAGCATCCGCGTCCGGGCCCGCGCCGAGGTCGGCCAGGTCACCGCCCGCAAGCAGGGCATCGAGATCACCGAGCTGCCCTACCTCGTCGGCCCGGAGCGGGTGATCTCCAAGATCAAGGAGCTCATGCTCGCCGGTCGCCTCAACGGCATCGCCGACGTCAAGAACCTGACCGACCGCCACCACGGCCTGCGCATCCAGATCGAGTGCAAGACCGGCGTGAACCCCCACGCCGTGCTCACCGACCTCTACCGCCTCACGCCGCTCGAGGAGAGCTTCGGCATCAACAACGTGGTGCTCGTCGACGGCGAGCCCCGCACGCTCGGCCTCTACGACCTGTGCCAGGCCTTCGTCGACCACCGCCTCGACGTCGTCGTGCGCCGCAGCCGCTTCCGCCTCGGCAAGGCCCGGGACCGCCTGCACATCGTCGAGGGCTTCCTCATCGCCCTCGATGCCATCGACGAGGTCGTCCGGATCATCCGCGGCTCCCAGGACACCGCCGAGGCCCGCGCCGGGCTGATGGGTCGCTTCTCCCTCTCGGAGATCCAGGCCAACGCCATCCTCGACATGCCGCTGCGCCGACTCACCGCCCTCGAGAAGCTGAAGCTCGAGGAGGAGCGCGACGAGCTTGTCGCCACCATCGCCGACCTCGAGGCCATCCTCGGCAGCGAGCAGCGCCAGCGGACGCTCGTGCTGAAGGAGCTCGGGAAGCTGGTCGAGCGCCACGGCTGGGAGCGCCGCTCGACGGTGATCTCCGCCGACCAGGTGCGCGACGCGCAGCCGGCCGAGCCGGTGCCGCTCGAGATCACCGACGACCCGTGCATCGTCACCCTCACCACCAGCGGGCTGCTCGGGCGTGAGCCGGGCGAGGGCACCCCGAAGCCGAGCCTCGGGCGCCACGACGTCCTCGTCGCGTCGGTGGCCACCACCAACCACCAGCCGGTGTTCGCGATCACCGACACGGGTCGGGCGCTCACGGTCACCGCCATGGAGGTGCCGGAGGTCGCGGGACGCAACCGTGGCGCCGCGGCCAGCGAGGTCGTCGACCTGAAGCACGGCGAGTCGGTCGTCACCATCACCACGCCGGGCGAGCACCCGCTGCTGCTGGTCACCCGCAAGGGCGTCGCCAAGCGCGTCGCGCCCGACGAGCTCGCCGGCACGAAGTCCGGTCAGAACGTGATCGGCCTCAAGCCCGACGACAAGGTCGTCGCGGTGCTGGAGGCGGCGGACGACGACGAGGTGGTCATCATCGCCTCCGACGCGCAGACGCTGCGCACCGTCGTCGACCAGGTCAGCATCCAGGGCCGGGCCGCCGGTGGCGTCGCGGGCATGAAGCTGAAGGGCGACGCCACCGTGGTCGGCGCGGGCCTCGCCGTCCCCGGTGCGATGGTGCTGAGCGTCACCGACACCGGCACCGCCAAGCTCACCGACGTGGCGGAGATCCCCACCAAGGGTCGGGCCACCGGCGGCGTCCGCCTCACCCGCTTCAAGAGCGAGAAGCGGCTCGCCTGGGCCCACGTCGCACCGGTCGAGGACCTCGTCGCCGTCGTCGGCAAGGAGGACAACCCGACCCGGCCCGACAGCACGCCGGTCGTCCTCCCCCTCTCCCCCACCCGTCGCGACACGCTGAGCACCGCCACCG
This portion of the Actinomarinicola tropica genome encodes:
- a CDS encoding class I SAM-dependent methyltransferase, producing MTSVADHYRRSNALELVTAALDDIAPDGRQLTLDELAGFDHFHTAGAVATERMAALLSPTASDVVLDAGCGLGGPARHLADRFGCRIVGVDLTPMFVEVGRLLNRRTGLDELVDLRVGDVTALDLSDASVDHAWTQHVAMNIADRAGFYAEIRRVLRPGGRFATFDVIDGGGGELLLPVPWATEPHQSHLVTRDEQRRLVTGAGFRVDVEEDPADELLPAMRAMLSEPPTNGLTTATFIDDIETKGPMYLRNLAEGRTALSLLVCTAV
- a CDS encoding DNA gyrase/topoisomerase IV subunit A; this translates as MAHQGELVPFAREVVDVPVAEEMSESFLAYSMSVITSRALPDVRDGLKPVQRRILHAMHSMGIRDDTPTRKSARVVGETMGKYHPHGDGAIYDALTRLGQDFGRNVTLVHPQGNFGSLDDPPAAARYTECRLTTAAMDMIGEIGEDTVDFRSTYDGESSEPITLPALLPNLLVNGVSGIAVGMATNMAPHNLGEVHEAIKLAMTKRRPKPTIDELMAVLPGPDFPSGGIVIDDGLRDAYETGRGSIRVRARAEVGQVTARKQGIEITELPYLVGPERVISKIKELMLAGRLNGIADVKNLTDRHHGLRIQIECKTGVNPHAVLTDLYRLTPLEESFGINNVVLVDGEPRTLGLYDLCQAFVDHRLDVVVRRSRFRLGKARDRLHIVEGFLIALDAIDEVVRIIRGSQDTAEARAGLMGRFSLSEIQANAILDMPLRRLTALEKLKLEEERDELVATIADLEAILGSEQRQRTLVLKELGKLVERHGWERRSTVISADQVRDAQPAEPVPLEITDDPCIVTLTTSGLLGREPGEGTPKPSLGRHDVLVASVATTNHQPVFAITDTGRALTVTAMEVPEVAGRNRGAAASEVVDLKHGESVVTITTPGEHPLLLVTRKGVAKRVAPDELAGTKSGQNVIGLKPDDKVVAVLEAADDDEVVIIASDAQTLRTVVDQVSIQGRAAGGVAGMKLKGDATVVGAGLAVPGAMVLSVTDTGTAKLTDVAEIPTKGRATGGVRLTRFKSEKRLAWAHVAPVEDLVAVVGKEDNPTRPDSTPVVLPLSPTRRDTLSTATEERLLAVGTRRF